The proteins below come from a single Thermopolyspora flexuosa genomic window:
- a CDS encoding sensor histidine kinase produces the protein MAISMGLTMLFSAFMIPAWARALAELEPRPASVATGVGIAYTMAYLLFVAIGSWQAWVVRAVLCLALIGLGGFLVVLMGLANSWVLVFALCVIAVTARREVTVAATVLALAGLAVGALLTGGSAEQLSNIVILGSVTTATALLVWLIDTNEELRRTRDQVALLAVDRERERVARDLHDILGHSLTTITVKAGLVRRLLESGGDLDVAVREIGDVERLSRRSLADVRATVSGYRQITLAGELASAREVLRAAGMEAELPRAVDHVDPALHEVFGHIVREAVTNAVRHSSARRVTVAVGRNWLRVEDDGVGANAARWGNGLRGLAERLRAVDGTLEAGTRPEGGFFVHAAAPAVE, from the coding sequence ATGGCGATCTCGATGGGGCTGACCATGCTGTTCAGCGCCTTCATGATCCCGGCGTGGGCGCGGGCGCTGGCGGAGCTGGAACCGCGGCCGGCGTCCGTGGCGACCGGGGTGGGCATCGCCTATACGATGGCGTATTTGCTCTTCGTCGCCATCGGGTCGTGGCAGGCCTGGGTTGTGCGGGCCGTGCTGTGCCTGGCCCTCATCGGGCTGGGCGGGTTCCTCGTCGTCCTCATGGGGCTGGCGAACTCGTGGGTGCTGGTGTTCGCCCTGTGCGTGATCGCGGTGACGGCCCGCCGCGAGGTCACCGTGGCCGCGACGGTGCTGGCCCTCGCCGGGCTCGCCGTCGGCGCCCTGCTGACCGGCGGATCCGCGGAGCAGCTGAGCAACATCGTCATCCTCGGCTCGGTCACCACGGCCACCGCGCTGCTGGTGTGGCTGATCGACACGAACGAGGAGCTGCGCCGTACCCGCGACCAGGTCGCCCTGCTCGCGGTGGACCGGGAACGCGAGCGGGTCGCCCGTGACCTGCACGACATCCTCGGCCACAGCCTCACCACGATCACGGTGAAGGCCGGTCTGGTACGGCGGCTGCTGGAGAGCGGCGGCGACCTCGACGTGGCGGTCCGGGAGATCGGCGACGTGGAGCGGCTGTCGCGGCGGTCGCTCGCCGACGTGCGGGCCACCGTGTCCGGGTACCGGCAGATCACGCTCGCCGGGGAGCTGGCCTCGGCGCGTGAGGTGCTGCGCGCGGCCGGGATGGAGGCGGAGCTGCCGCGGGCGGTCGACCACGTGGATCCGGCGCTGCACGAGGTCTTCGGGCACATCGTGCGCGAGGCGGTCACCAACGCGGTACGGCACTCGTCGGCCCGGCGGGTCACGGTGGCCGTCGGGCGGAACTGGCTGCGGGTCGAGGACGACGGCGTGGGCGCGAACGCCGCGCGCTGGGGGAACGGCCTGCGCGGGCTGGCGGAACGCCTGCGCGCGGTGGACGGGACGCTGGAGGCGGGGACACGCCCGGAGGGCGGGTTCTTCGTGCACGCCGCCGCGCCCGCGGTGGAGTGA